One Aegilops tauschii subsp. strangulata cultivar AL8/78 chromosome 2, Aet v6.0, whole genome shotgun sequence genomic window, CTCCCGCAAGGAGCCCCTTTCGTATTTTGTGGTGGTGTGCTCGTGTTGTTTTCTTTTAACATGAAAGTTTTTTATTTAATCAGCAGCATTTTACAGTGAGGAGTGTGAATGGATTCACACTTTTTGACCTGGAAAGAACATCTCTACCAGGGCAAAGACATGTGTCTGAAGAAAGACACCTAACAACTAGAGGCCTATTGTGAATTTTGAGAGCTAGCTTTGCCTGATGGTGTGCCTTCACATTTTAAAACCTATTGACATGAGCTATCCTGCTACAATGGATAGTCTGGGATGCCTGAATAGCTGCAAGTGTGGGTCTGATACTTCAATGGCATGTGTCCTTAAAGATGGAGTTTGCCTTTGCCGCCAACACCAAGACAGAGCAGTCTGAATAGAAGTGTGGTTCCTGAATATGAAGTACTTCAGCAAGCATGGTAGCAAGATGCAAGCCGAACACTTCAACCTGAAGGGGAGAGGATGTTGGTGGAGACAAAGCAGACATGCAATTGTTGACAATGTTAATTGTCTCCAGTTTGGATGATGATACCAACGCTCGCCAGAGATGATTGGACATCTTCATCATTTTTCCAGGCCGCATCACAGAAGATGGCATTACCTCCAGGTCAAAAAATATCTTGTTGTGGCACATTCAGCTGGTTGTAGAGCAAATGGAGCGTTGTTCCTGTGGAGTCGTGATATCTTCCAGCTTAGAGCCCTACATAATAACATTAGCTACAGGAAACACTTGTGATGGTTTGCAAAAATTTCTACCAAATAGAGCATCATTTCTTGCCTTCAAAATACACCACAAAAAAGTGTATAAACTAGTGATCTTGATATGTGGATGAGCAGAAGTGAGCAAAGCCTGAATTATTTGAGGAATTGAATGATGATAATTGGCGATGACCTCCGTTCTGATGAACAATGGAGAGGAGAACCAAGCAGCTTTAGAGAAAGGGCATAGAAAAAATATGTGCATTTCATCCTCTAAAGTACTACACCTAGCACACTCTTCCACAATGTGTTTGGAGAACTTACTTGCTCGTTTACCAGTGGGAAGAGCTCAAAGAAGAAGCCTCCAAGCAAAAGTTTGAACTCTTGGCACAATCTGTTTTTCTTTCCGTATCTGATTAAGAAGACCAACAATCTTTCCCTAAAAAAACGAAGACCAACAATCTATTGAAGAACTAGTTTCGGTCTCTGGTTAGCTGGTAGAGCAAGATTATTGAAACAATGTTTGTAATCACTTTTTGAAGAGCAATCACTTGCAGGAGTTAGTTTTCAAACAAGAGCATCCTGCCCAAAAAAATTAATAATAGGAGTTTGCAAAATAGTATTGGCTCTTGTTTGTTAGCCTGGTGTCTCTTAAGGGAATCTCGAAGAGAACCATGGTGCGGTCCAGCCGTATTTAGACATCCAATGCGGATTTGTATCGGTCCGTTGACCGGTCCAGACGCACTTTTTCCTGCAAAGTCGAAACAAATTTGGGGGCTCTGCGGTAGTCCGGACAGCAGCCACGTAGGACTTCGACACCTTCGACCCACCCAAAATCCCTCCCGGACCCTGCACGTCCATCTCCCATATGTCTTTGCATCCATTTCCTTTCTTGCCTCCGCCGCCGCTTCACCACCCTGGACACCCCGCCACGCCCTTGCCGGAGCTCGACGACTCTGTCTCCTCCGATGCTACACCCGAGCTCCAGGCCGCTTCTCCTCCGCAattgttccatacccttcctccgTCCGCCGCACAGGTACCATCCACCCCTACGGTAGCCACCATGCCCAATAACTGTTTGGTGAAATGCATGTGCTATTTTTTTGTCCCTTATTTGAAGCAACTCATTCGGATATGGAGTACATATACTTTGTTGAGTCGTCCGACAAGGAAGACTACATGGATGAGACAGTGATAATGCGGGCGGTCCTTGCAGACGGGGAGCGTGCAGAAGAGCATGTTCTCAATTTCAAGGGATTAGTCAAGAGCCATCGAGTGCTCAACCGCTAAGGGGCACATGACCATTTGATTCTGATGGACAACTACCTTGCCCCGGATGCCCTATTCGCTAACAATTTTTGCCACCGCTTACGGCTGCGAAATAATGTCTTTGATCGTCTTTACCATGGCGTCCGTTCCTTTGATGACTACTTTACCTTCCGGCCCTCGACACGGCAGCGTCCACAATTGATTTTTGCATGTCCCTCTGGTGGAGGTCCCCAATGTTGTGGCCCTGGCGTTGGAGCCCCAAATCCCGTGGATTCCACTAGGGTTACCccttaatatatatatatttttgttTTGAGAATAGGTTATCTCTTAATTAGTTGCTCTCGCTACATATGCGCcgattttttcttttttgagaaatcTATACGCCGAATAAGATCTGCCTTGTGGGAGTAGCAGGCTTTGTGTATGGAGGGAGCTTGGGGCCGGATAGTTTTGTTGGGTGGACGCGGCCCAGTTTGGAGCGGAGAAAAGGAGAGACAGCCGAAAAAAAAGGACTCCTCCTGCGACCGGAAATTCCCCACCCTAATTTTTCCTCGctcactctccctctctctctctccaaggGAAGGGAACGGAAGGGAAGGGGatccgcctcgccgtcgccgtcgccgtcgccgccgcggctCCTCCGGATCGAGCTCGCTCGCCTCCGCTCCGCAGTCGGCTCCTCGGGCTATGGCCTCCTCCATGTCGGGTGCCTGAGCGCGGACGAGCACGGCCCCGACACAGTTTGACACCCCCGCCCTGCCCTGCCTGGGTCACCAACCGAGCTGCTGCTCTGCCTCGCTTCATCGCCGACGCAGGTGAGCACCTTCGCGGCCCAAACTAGCCGCCGTCCCTCTCTATCCCTCTTCATGTTTCCGTACATACAATCGGCAGTTGCGCTCAGATTAGAGGCGACGGAACACGCTCGCGATGCGCACatagctcgccgccgccgccgccgctggagcTGGACTCTCCGAGGGTAAACCCGTCTCATAAGCCTACCTCGTGTAGTTTAGTTCATTAGTTGGGCTATAGTGTGTTGGCTTCAGtacagtacagtgtacatgattCAGTTTAGCCGTGCGTGACTCACTCTGTTTTCGCTAGTTATCATCACTCTGTTTCCAGCAGACACCCAAGTCTTTGGTTGCATCCACTCTCCACGCCCAGCACCTGCACCTGTCTCAAGTCCTGTATAGATACCCCTGTAATTGCCATTACTGTTCAATGCAAGAGCTAAGCTTTCTACCAGCAGTTTACTTGCTTGTCTTCTTGATATTAAGCTGCTCTCCTCTGAAGGAGCTAGCCGTGTGGGCGGAGGACTAAAGCTTGTCCCCTCTTTTCAGCTGACCGGACTCGACGGAGCACTACGATGCCCGGCAAGAGAGGCGCAACCCTGCTTGAGGACCTGCCCGAGGAAATCGTTGACAAGATACTCATCAGGTTGCCGCCCAAAGACGTCGGCCGCTGCCGTGCCGTCAGCAAGTCATGGCGCAGCGCGACATCCACGCCTGCATTCATGCTCGAGCACCGCCGCTGCCAGCCGTTGCTCCCCATTGTCGACGGGCAAGGGCGGCCGGCCAGCCTCGTCGTTCTCCGTGATGCCGGTGCCGTGAAAGCCCTCCACCACCAGCAGCTCTGGCCTTTCCTCCCGGGCTACAAGCCACTTTCCCAAAATCGCCTCAGAGGCGCTTGTGATGGCTTCCTTGTCGTCTCTCAGGGATACAAGTTCTACATCTGCAACCCCGTCATCCGCAAGTGTGCTCTCCTGCCGCGGCCTGAGAGGGAGTACAACACCATAGTCGGTTTCTACTGCCACCATTCAACTGAAGAGTATAGGGTGCTCTGGGTCTCACGCCCAGACCACTTGTCTAACTCCAGCTTATACGTCCTCACGGTGGGATCTGACAGGCCGAGGCAAATCAGTGTCGGAATGTCAACACTCTCATCACCTTCAGCGGAACAGGATTTACTGAGCAAGCTGCTGTACTCTTCACCACCAGTCCACCACCATGGCAGCCTGCACTGGGGTCTTTTCAGTTACGGCAACATTACGGGAGGCGGCGTAAACATTATTGTGTTTGACACAGAAGCGGAGTCATTTCGGTGGATGCACGGTTCCATCCATTCCCAGCCATACTGTAACTGGAAGCTGTTCGACATGGAGGAGACGCTTGCTTTCTGGTGCAGCTCGAGTGAAAGGTCTTCTATGGATGTCTGGGTGATGCAGGATTACAAGGCTGAAATCTGGGCTTTCAAGTACCGGATTGACCTGTCAATGGTAGAGGCATCAAGACAACTTTATCTAACTTctttcaaaaagaaaaagagaagaccacTTGATTCAACAGTGCAGTATTTGGACAATATGGTTGTGCTAAACGAGCGTGAGCTGCTGATCGCGTTTAATATGAAAAATGTGTTGCGCTGGGATATTGATGGCAAGTTCTTAGGTATTGTGAGCATTGGAAAGAGTCAGTACTGCATGTCGCTTACGCACCACCGCCTCCAAGAGAGCATTGTTCCGATTCCAGGCCATGATATGATGCAAGAAGAATATGAGGAGCATCCATTCTCCACAGGGCATGCCTGAAAGGTCATGACATCTGGTTTGCTTTTCTCTTGGACTGGGAGCATGCCTCTTGTTCCTAGCTCTTCTTACCTGTACTACCAGTCAAGCATGTCGTTTTGGATGGTCGCTATCATGATTTTGTGCTTTTTATGATGTCCTGATCATCTTGTTAATGTTATGAACTATGGAGTATCGATGTATGACATTAATAACTTTTTTACTACTGTTCCTCGCCGCCTCCCAAATCTACTTCAGTATTGGCATGGTTAAGATGCACAGATGGCAGCGTTCAGATGAGTGATCCGCTCTTGGTCATGCTCTTTGAGCGAATGCATCTTTTTGCTGCTGGAATGTTATTGTGGATCTCTTGTATATGCCATTTGTTTGATTTCTACTGTCCGGCGTGCAATGTGGTTGTAACTTTTAAGTTTCACAGGTTGCACCTGTTCTTCATGTGAAATGTTATTCCAGGCATACTTGCATAGCCGTGCGTATCATCATCAGTGCTTCTTATGAAGGAAAAGAATCCTTGGTTCTTTAGTCAGTGTGTTGGAAGTACTGCTAGGGCCTTTTCTTCCCTCCTTTCTTGGGGTTAACAAAGAAACTTGTTGAAGATGTGCTCTCCTGGAGCAAGATGGATATGATGATTCTTTGTTCATCTTTTCCAGGATAAAAGAT contains:
- the LOC109761539 gene encoding putative F-box protein At1g19160; this encodes MPGKRGATLLEDLPEEIVDKILIRLPPKDVGRCRAVSKSWRSATSTPAFMLEHRRCQPLLPIVDGQGRPASLVVLRDAGAVKALHHQQLWPFLPGYKPLSQNRLRGACDGFLVVSQGYKFYICNPVIRKCALLPRPEREYNTIVGFYCHHSTEEYRVLWVSRPDHLSNSSLYVLTVGSDRPRQISVGMSTLSSPSAEQDLLSKLLYSSPPVHHHGSLHWGLFSYGNITGGGVNIIVFDTEAESFRWMHGSIHSQPYCNWKLFDMEETLAFWCSSSERSSMDVWVMQDYKAEIWAFKYRIDLSMVEASRQLYLTSFKKKKRRPLDSTVQYLDNMVVLNERELLIAFNMKNVLRWDIDGKFLGIVSIGKSQYCMSLTHHRLQESIVPIPGHDMMQEEYEEHPFSTGHA